The segment ACATTATTTTTTGGGTCAATTACCTGAACATAATAGGTTTTATCACCAGACTTGGCAATCTTGTTTTCTGCAATAGTAAAAACTATCTGCAATAAATCAGCTCTGCTTGACTTGTCAGTCTCAATTTGTTTACCAGAACTTCTTTGTTTATAAGCCGCTGTTTTTAGGTTACTGACTGTCAGTTTAGAACCTAATTCAACCGTTTTGGATAGTTCTTCATTTTGTCCTACCAAAACCTGATTGTACTTCTTGTTGTCTTCTAAAACCACTGTTGTACTATCTAAGCTTGTCGTTAAGGTTTGATTTTGCTTTTTCAATACTTCAACTTCCTGCATCAAATTCTGCATTTTTTGTTCCATTGCTTTGTATTGCGTTCTGTATTTCTGTAATGAAGCATTGTCTCCTTTTGACGCTTTCAAATCCGCCATCAGTTTTACTACTTTGTCTCTCTCTGCTATCAACTCATCCGACATAGAAGTGTTTTCGGCAATTGCTGCATCGTAAGTTGCTTTCAAATCCGCCAAATCTTTAAGAACGGATTCTTTCTCTGATTTAATTTCTACTACATTTTTCTCTAACCCTTTTGCGTCAGATGTTAATTTAAAAATGTAGATTAAACTTCCTATCAATAAAACTGCTAATATTCCAATAATAGCTTTTAGTTTTGAGTGATTGTTTTGATTTTCCATGGGCATTTATTTTTAATTATATAATAATACTATATTCATATAGTAACGAAAGATAAGCATTTTTATTATATTTTTGGCTAAATATTTTTTTCAGATGGAGAATATAATTCCGTTTTCAATTACAGATTTAGCAAAAGTTACCAATCATCGCAGCGGTGAAGTAAAATTTGGCGAAAAAATGCTAACCATTCCCAAAGGCGAAAATTGTCACGATTATCTGAAAAACTGTGATGCAAAATATGTACTATTCGGAATTCCGGAAGATGTTGGTGTAAGAGCTAATTTTGGTCGCCCCGGTGCACATTCTGCCTGGGAAAGTGCTATTGCAAGTATTGCCAATATTCAGCACAATCGTTTTTGTAAAGGAAGCCAAATATTGGTTTTAGGCGCACTCGATGTTGCTGAAGAAATGGAAGCCGCCAAAGACCTGGATTTTCACAATACGGCAGACCGGAAAAAGTTAAGTTCTCTGGTTGAACAAATTGATAAAGAAGTTGTGCATATTATCAGCTGCATTATAAAATATGGAAAAACTCCTATAATTATCGGCGGTGGACACAACAATGCTTACGGAAATATAAAAGGAACGGCACTTGGATTAGGAAAACCAATTAATGCTGTCAATTTTGATGCGCATTCCGATTTTAGGATACTCGAAGGAAGACATAGCGGCAATGGTTTTTCGTATGCTTATGAAGAAGGTTTCTTGAAGAAATATTTCATCTTTGGCTTACACGAAAATTATACTTCGAAAAATGTA is part of the Flavobacterium sangjuense genome and harbors:
- a CDS encoding GAS domain-containing protein, whose product is MENQNNHSKLKAIIGILAVLLIGSLIYIFKLTSDAKGLEKNVVEIKSEKESVLKDLADLKATYDAAIAENTSMSDELIAERDKVVKLMADLKASKGDNASLQKYRTQYKAMEQKMQNLMQEVEVLKKQNQTLTTSLDSTTVVLEDNKKYNQVLVGQNEELSKTVELGSKLTVSNLKTAAYKQRSSGKQIETDKSSRADLLQIVFTIAENKIAKSGDKTYYVQVIDPKNNVLGEKATVSFGDTSLTYSFTTTVKYENKSVNVKEQLPGKDFAKGTYFVNVFDKGELVSKSSFSLK
- a CDS encoding formimidoylglutamase, with translation MENIIPFSITDLAKVTNHRSGEVKFGEKMLTIPKGENCHDYLKNCDAKYVLFGIPEDVGVRANFGRPGAHSAWESAIASIANIQHNRFCKGSQILVLGALDVAEEMEAAKDLDFHNTADRKKLSSLVEQIDKEVVHIISCIIKYGKTPIIIGGGHNNAYGNIKGTALGLGKPINAVNFDAHSDFRILEGRHSGNGFSYAYEEGFLKKYFIFGLHENYTSKNVLDNLKKIEDRVTFNTYDEIKVRHQKDFLQELIKAVDFIKGDSYGIEIDLDALPNIASSAMTMSGFSVEELRQFVYFFGNHKNAAYLHICEGAPDLGEEKNNHLIGKLIGYLVTDFIKSRKDLI